AGTGAGAACAAACCTAGTTTCAGCAGTAGTTAGTTCATCAAGGTTTTCGTCAGGTAGAGCGATTTGAGCCTTGCCCACAGTTCAGCAACGGTGCTTTCTCCTTCAAAAACGTGTGGAAAACTTGCAACCGTCAGCAACTTCCAAGTATAGCGCCACTCTTTGGGCGCGGTACCATGGAAAATCCTCTTTAGAAGGGAGAGCAACCCTGGGAAAAGCAAGTGGCAATGACCAGATAACACCAGGTAGTCCCGGCACCTGGTACTTTATTAGTTCATATCATCGTGACTGCTCAAGCCAGAAGGTTGCAATCACCTCCTGCTCATCATGGAGTGATATCGCCGGGTCCACTGAGGCAGAGATTTCACGTCTTAGCACTTGCTACACAGTAGATTTTTAGGTGTTTTGGTGTGTCTAGTAATGGCTGTTACTCCTAACTAAATTCTGACATAGTTTTGGCTCTTTCGTCATTGATCAAGTTAGAAATGCTCGAACGAGGTGAAACCAGGGAAATTTGAACAAGTGCCTCATGTCGATCCAGTGCTTATGATCCATCTGGAGTGGTGACTttcattatttcaaattttgagatttccGTAGTTTTGCTTTTGCTCATCCTCAGTTCAGATTAAACGAAAGAGATGGCTGATGTAGGTCGTTCAATGTCACTTTCTTCGTTTAAATTCACTAAAAGTTCACTAAACATGAGATTTATTCACAGAGACTGGACGATGGATTTCATTTCATGAGGAACCCGATGATGGCATTTGAGTAACTTTCTCTTATTTGAGGACGATATGCTGTCGATAGAAGCTAGTTCTTGGCTCTTGTGGAAGATCCATATCTGTAGGACAGATAGGCCCCGAGAGCTACAATCACCACAACTGCCATCCCCACTTTCACGACCAGTTGCCTATCTTCGTTCAAACCTGCGGTCAGTCCCTTCACCGCCCTCTTCACAACACCCACCAGATCCTCGGTTCCATCCGCTTTCTTGCCCGAGATGGCTTCTGGAATGCTGAGCTTTTGCTTCTCATCATCCAATCTGGCCTCGCTGTTGTTCTTCCTCGAAACCTCCATCGCTCCGTTTCTCTGCGCGTTGTCCTCGTTCTGCGAGGATGTTTTGCCCCTAGTATCACGTGGAATCGGTTGATCTTTGGGTTTCTCGGTTTTGGGCGATTTGTCGGTAGGTCCGTCGCCCTTCTCCTTTGCTACAATTCGCAAGCCTGCATCAACTCTATAAGCAGCACGGTCAGGCCTCGCATCTGACGCAGCTTCTTGAGGCTTGACCCGGCTCGCATTTGGGTCGCTGGCGTTGCTTGAGGTCGCTTTTGGAGGGGCATCTTCTTGACCCTTTTGATGTTTCGGCAGATCAACGGCTCCCTTTGCGCCGGCGACCACCTCATtgctgctcttcttcttcccgaCGTCTTCGCTTGAGGCGGTCTTTGGGGGAACATTTTGTTGATCAACCTTAGGGGATTTTGGCTCTTTT
This Eucalyptus grandis isolate ANBG69807.140 chromosome 7, ASM1654582v1, whole genome shotgun sequence DNA region includes the following protein-coding sequences:
- the LOC104454065 gene encoding inactive protein RESTRICTED TEV MOVEMENT 2, producing MATRPRTSGTVAGRVAQAMGIPVYEDFEPRFEWQEEPTANFLSISLPGFVKEQFRVTYNERLRTVRVSGERPLEANRFSRFSKDFEVPENCKPGEIRGKFDGGALVLTLPKKTITQVPPKAAPPQVTATQKQSPSTEKEPKSPKVDQQNVPPKTASSEDVGKKKSSNEVVAGAKGAVDLPKHQKGQEDAPPKATSSNASDPNASRVKPQEAASDARPDRAAYRVDAGLRIVAKEKGDGPTDKSPKTEKPKDQPIPRDTRGKTSSQNEDNAQRNGAMEVSRKNNSEARLDDEKQKLSIPEAISGKKADGTEDLVGVVKRAVKGLTAGLNEDRQLVVKVGMAVVVIVALGAYLSYRYGSSTRAKN